A stretch of the Ananas comosus cultivar F153 linkage group 14, ASM154086v1, whole genome shotgun sequence genome encodes the following:
- the LOC109720421 gene encoding general transcription factor 3C polypeptide 3-like isoform X7 has protein sequence MEIGEGGGSRHGEEERRGDEEEQEKENEEDVAVEEEEEEEEEGDDEEYAIEFDEETNPLDFIEEAADGVELYQQFERLEYEALAERKRKALQDRIDRGEPSKKPRRDEFLGATMEEINEMMNFGMRRRNRSRAPKKRGRKKGSRNKFTHEVSRKIGDATLHYASGDYEEAIPLLEEVVLLAPNLPDAYHLLGLIYEAMGDRMKAINFHILAAYLSPKDPSLWKKLVSWSIEQKNSGQLMYCLKKAITADPNDVGLKFDIALLQFEMGEYKKAAESYEQILEIYPANIEARKMASKMYRKCGLPDRAISLLEDHVNLPNSKVDLNVVDLLVSLYMDKNAHNEALRHIENARLALGFEKLPASLNTKAIICHAHLGEMEPAEVFFQDIQMENSPAKGDWILEVADSFASLGQYDYAVKLYSTLEEIVGDKNGKLYLKVAQCYISMKESGKAIPFFYKALSKMEDDIAIRLTLASVLVEEGKEDETIILLSPPKSSDIAQSKPWWLNGKIKLQLAKVYRDKGMLEAFADTIFPSLRETLIIESMNQKVRPAKKLPKTVLFERAKLLGEQQPQNIFHGFKPIGTTAELAKAARAKKLLQKKASLRAERKAAAIAAGLEWQSEDSEDETPRKEIQEPPLPGLLMNMEGHQLILDLCKALASLKRYREELEIINRTLKVANNALSEEKKEELRSLGAQIAYSTGDPKHGYNYVRHIVQQHPYSNAAWNCFYKVVSRVENRFSGKFLNRMKAAWRDCVPPIVISGHHFTAISQHQAATRDYLEAYKLQPDNPLINLCVGFRTSTSVSSKGLHFSTIIYASATTARKLCTM, from the exons ATGGAGATAGGCGAAGGAGGAGGGTCTCGGCatggagaagaggagaggagaggagacgAAGAAGAGCAAGAAAAGGAGAACGAAGAAGATGtagcggtggaggaggaggaggaggaggaggaggagggtgatGATGAGGAATACGCAATAGAATTCGATGAAGAGACGAACCCCCTCGACTTCATTGAGGAGGCCGCGGATGGCGTCGAGCTCTACCAGCAATTCGAGCGGCTCGAGTACGAGGCGCTCGCCGAGCGGAAGCGCAAGGCCCTCCAGGACCGGATAGATCG GGGTGAGCCCTCCAAGAAGCCACGACGAGATGAGTTCTTGGGCGCCACAATGGAAGAGATCAATGAGATGATGAACTTTGGGATGCGCAGGAGGAATAGGTCGCGAGCT CCTAAGAAAAGGGGGAGAAAGAAGGGGTCGAGGAATAAATTCACCCATGAAGTTAGTCGGAAAATTGGTGATGCTACTCTTCATTATGCATCTGGAGACTATGAAGAG GCAATTCCTTTATTGGAAGAGGTTGTGTTGCTTGCGCCAAATTTACCTGATGCATATCATCTACTTGGACTAATATATGAAGCCATGGGCGACAGAATGAAAGCTATTAATTTTCACATCCTTGCTGCATACTTATCACCGAAGGATCCGTCATTGTGGAAAAAGCTTGTATCTTGGTCAAT AGAACAAAAGAATAGTGGTCAGCTTATGTATTGTCTTAAGAAGGCTATAACTGCAGATCCAAACGACGTAGGCCTTAAGTTTGACATTGCTTTACTGCAATTTGAAATGGGGGAATATAAGAAAGCTGCAGAATCATATGAGCAGATACTAGAGATCTATCCTGCCAACATTGAAGCACGCAAAATGGCCTCGAAG ATGTATCGGAAATGTGGTCTACCCGACAGGGCAATCAGTTTACTTGAAGATCATGTCAATCTTCCTAATTCTAAAGTGGACTTGAATGTTGTAGATCTTCTAGTTTCCTTGTATATGGACAAAAATGCACATAATGAGGCACTTAGGCATATCGAGAATGCACGGCTAGCACTTGGCTTTGAGAAACTGCCTGCAAGTCTAAACACGAAAGCAATAATCTGCCATGCTCATCTTGGAGAGATGGAACCTGCTGAG GTCTTTTTTCAGGATATTCAAATGGAAAATTCTCCGGCTAAAGGAGATTGGATATTGGAAGTTGCTGACTCATTTGCTTCTTTGGGGCAGTATGATTATGCAGTAAAATTGTACTCCACACTAGAGGAGATTGTTGGTGATAAAAAT GGTAAATTGTATCTTAAAGTTGCTCAATGTTACATATCCATGAAGGAAAGTGGAAAAGCTATTCCGTTCTTCTACAAAG CTTTATCTAAAATGGAAGACGACATTGCTATCCGATTAACTCTAGCCTCCGTCCTTGTAGAAGAGGGAAAGGAAGATGAAACTATTATTTTGCTTTCCCCTCCTAAAAGTTCAG ATATTGCACAATCCAAACCTTGGTGGCTTAATGGGAAAATTAAATTGCAGCTTGCAAAAGTTTATCGTGACAAAGGGATGCTGGAAGCCTTTGCTGATACTATCTTTCCATCACTTCGTGAAACATTAATTATTGAATCCATGAATCAGAAG GTGCGACCTGCAAAAAAGCTCCCAAAAACTGTTCTATTTGAGAGAGCCAAGTTGTTGGGTGAACAACAACCTCAGAACATTTTTCACGGGTTTAAACCAATCGGAACAACAGCAGAGTT GGCCAAAGCGGCTAGAGCAAAGAAATTGCTACAAAAGAAGGCATCTTTAAGAGCTGAAAGGAAAGCAGCAGCAATAGCTGCTGGCTTGGAATGGCAAAGTGAAGATTCAGAGGATGAAACTCCG cgGAAGGAAATACAAGAACCTCCTCTTCCAGGACTGTTAATGAACATGGAGGGCCATCAACTTATATTAGAT CTTTGCAAAGCATTGGCATCATTGAAACGATATCGGGAGGAACTGGAGATTATTAACCGCACTCTCAAAGTGGCCAACAATGCATTATCtgaggagaaaaaagaagagcttCGATCATTGGGCGCAC AAATTGCATATAGCACCGGAGATCCGAAGCATGGATACAATTATGTACGTCATATAGTTCAGCAACATCCTTATAGCAATGCTGCGTGGAACTGCTTCTATAAAGTTGTTTCAAG AGTGGAAAATCGGTTTTCGGGGAAATTCCTAAACCGGATGAAGGCAGCATGGAGAGACTGTGTACCACCAATAGTTATTAGTGGCCATCACTTTACTGCAATTAGCCAGCATCAAGCAGCTACTCGTGATTATTTGGAAGCTTATAAGCTGCAGCCTGATAATCCTCTTATTAATTTATGTGTTG GCTTCAGAACAAGCACCAGTGTGTCGTCCAAGGGTTTGCATTTCTCTACAATTATTTACGCATCTGCGACAACAGCCAG GAAGCTTTGTACAATGTAG
- the LOC109720421 gene encoding general transcription factor 3C polypeptide 3-like isoform X6, whose product MEIGEGGGSRHGEEERRGDEEEQEKENEEDVAVEEEEEEEEEGDDEEYAIEFDEETNPLDFIEEAADGVELYQQFERLEYEALAERKRKALQDRIDRGEPSKKPRRDEFLGATMEEINEMMNFGMRRRNRSRAPKKRGRKKGSRNKFTHEVSRKIGDATLHYASGDYEEAIPLLEEVVLLAPNLPDAYHLLGLIYEAMGDRMKAINFHILAAYLSPKDPSLWKKLVSWSIEQKNSGQLMYCLKKAITADPNDVGLKFDIALLQFEMGEYKKAAESYEQILEIYPANIEARKMASKMYRKCGLPDRAISLLEDHVNLPNSKVDLNVVDLLVSLYMDKNAHNEALRHIENARLALGFEKLPASLNTKAIICHAHLGEMEPAEVFFQDIQMENSPAKGDWILEVADSFASLGQYDYAVKLYSTLEEIVGDKNGKLYLKVAQCYISMKESGKAIPFFYKALSKMEDDIAIRLTLASVLVEEGKEDETIILLSPPKSSDIAQSKPWWLNGKIKLQLAKVYRDKGMLEAFADTIFPSLRETLIIESMNQKVRPAKKLPKTVLFERAKLLGEQQPQNIFHGFKPIGTTAELAKAARAKKLLQKKASLRAERKAAAIAAGLEWQSEDSEDETPRKEIQEPPLPGLLMNMEGHQLILDLCKALASLKRYREELEIINRTLKVANNALSEEKKEELRSLGAQIAYSTGDPKHGYNYVRHIVQQHPYSNAAWNCFYKVVSRVENRFSGKFLNRMKAAWRDCVPPIVISGHHFTAISQHQAATRDYLEAYKLQPDNPLINLCASEQAPVCRPRVCISLQLFTHLRQQPGSFVQCSSGLPPSRPCNTCRCLL is encoded by the exons ATGGAGATAGGCGAAGGAGGAGGGTCTCGGCatggagaagaggagaggagaggagacgAAGAAGAGCAAGAAAAGGAGAACGAAGAAGATGtagcggtggaggaggaggaggaggaggaggaggagggtgatGATGAGGAATACGCAATAGAATTCGATGAAGAGACGAACCCCCTCGACTTCATTGAGGAGGCCGCGGATGGCGTCGAGCTCTACCAGCAATTCGAGCGGCTCGAGTACGAGGCGCTCGCCGAGCGGAAGCGCAAGGCCCTCCAGGACCGGATAGATCG GGGTGAGCCCTCCAAGAAGCCACGACGAGATGAGTTCTTGGGCGCCACAATGGAAGAGATCAATGAGATGATGAACTTTGGGATGCGCAGGAGGAATAGGTCGCGAGCT CCTAAGAAAAGGGGGAGAAAGAAGGGGTCGAGGAATAAATTCACCCATGAAGTTAGTCGGAAAATTGGTGATGCTACTCTTCATTATGCATCTGGAGACTATGAAGAG GCAATTCCTTTATTGGAAGAGGTTGTGTTGCTTGCGCCAAATTTACCTGATGCATATCATCTACTTGGACTAATATATGAAGCCATGGGCGACAGAATGAAAGCTATTAATTTTCACATCCTTGCTGCATACTTATCACCGAAGGATCCGTCATTGTGGAAAAAGCTTGTATCTTGGTCAAT AGAACAAAAGAATAGTGGTCAGCTTATGTATTGTCTTAAGAAGGCTATAACTGCAGATCCAAACGACGTAGGCCTTAAGTTTGACATTGCTTTACTGCAATTTGAAATGGGGGAATATAAGAAAGCTGCAGAATCATATGAGCAGATACTAGAGATCTATCCTGCCAACATTGAAGCACGCAAAATGGCCTCGAAG ATGTATCGGAAATGTGGTCTACCCGACAGGGCAATCAGTTTACTTGAAGATCATGTCAATCTTCCTAATTCTAAAGTGGACTTGAATGTTGTAGATCTTCTAGTTTCCTTGTATATGGACAAAAATGCACATAATGAGGCACTTAGGCATATCGAGAATGCACGGCTAGCACTTGGCTTTGAGAAACTGCCTGCAAGTCTAAACACGAAAGCAATAATCTGCCATGCTCATCTTGGAGAGATGGAACCTGCTGAG GTCTTTTTTCAGGATATTCAAATGGAAAATTCTCCGGCTAAAGGAGATTGGATATTGGAAGTTGCTGACTCATTTGCTTCTTTGGGGCAGTATGATTATGCAGTAAAATTGTACTCCACACTAGAGGAGATTGTTGGTGATAAAAAT GGTAAATTGTATCTTAAAGTTGCTCAATGTTACATATCCATGAAGGAAAGTGGAAAAGCTATTCCGTTCTTCTACAAAG CTTTATCTAAAATGGAAGACGACATTGCTATCCGATTAACTCTAGCCTCCGTCCTTGTAGAAGAGGGAAAGGAAGATGAAACTATTATTTTGCTTTCCCCTCCTAAAAGTTCAG ATATTGCACAATCCAAACCTTGGTGGCTTAATGGGAAAATTAAATTGCAGCTTGCAAAAGTTTATCGTGACAAAGGGATGCTGGAAGCCTTTGCTGATACTATCTTTCCATCACTTCGTGAAACATTAATTATTGAATCCATGAATCAGAAG GTGCGACCTGCAAAAAAGCTCCCAAAAACTGTTCTATTTGAGAGAGCCAAGTTGTTGGGTGAACAACAACCTCAGAACATTTTTCACGGGTTTAAACCAATCGGAACAACAGCAGAGTT GGCCAAAGCGGCTAGAGCAAAGAAATTGCTACAAAAGAAGGCATCTTTAAGAGCTGAAAGGAAAGCAGCAGCAATAGCTGCTGGCTTGGAATGGCAAAGTGAAGATTCAGAGGATGAAACTCCG cgGAAGGAAATACAAGAACCTCCTCTTCCAGGACTGTTAATGAACATGGAGGGCCATCAACTTATATTAGAT CTTTGCAAAGCATTGGCATCATTGAAACGATATCGGGAGGAACTGGAGATTATTAACCGCACTCTCAAAGTGGCCAACAATGCATTATCtgaggagaaaaaagaagagcttCGATCATTGGGCGCAC AAATTGCATATAGCACCGGAGATCCGAAGCATGGATACAATTATGTACGTCATATAGTTCAGCAACATCCTTATAGCAATGCTGCGTGGAACTGCTTCTATAAAGTTGTTTCAAG AGTGGAAAATCGGTTTTCGGGGAAATTCCTAAACCGGATGAAGGCAGCATGGAGAGACTGTGTACCACCAATAGTTATTAGTGGCCATCACTTTACTGCAATTAGCCAGCATCAAGCAGCTACTCGTGATTATTTGGAAGCTTATAAGCTGCAGCCTGATAATCCTCTTATTAATTTATGT GCTTCAGAACAAGCACCAGTGTGTCGTCCAAGGGTTTGCATTTCTCTACAATTATTTACGCATCTGCGACAACAGCCAG GAAGCTTTGTACAATGTAGCTCGGGCTTACCACCAAGTCGGCCTTGTAACACTTGCCGCTGCTTACTATGA
- the LOC109720421 gene encoding general transcription factor 3C polypeptide 3-like isoform X4, translated as MEIGEGGGSRHGEEERRGDEEEQEKENEEDVAVEEEEEEEEEGDDEEYAIEFDEETNPLDFIEEAADGVELYQQFERLEYEALAERKRKALQDRIDRGEPSKKPRRDEFLGATMEEINEMMNFGMRRRNRSRAPKKRGRKKGSRNKFTHEVSRKIGDATLHYASGDYEEAIPLLEEVVLLAPNLPDAYHLLGLIYEAMGDRMKAINFHILAAYLSPKDPSLWKKLVSWSIEQKNSGQLMYCLKKAITADPNDVGLKFDIALLQFEMGEYKKAAESYEQILEIYPANIEARKMASKMYRKCGLPDRAISLLEDHVNLPNSKVDLNVVDLLVSLYMDKNAHNEALRHIENARLALGFEKLPASLNTKAIICHAHLGEMEPAEVFFQDIQMENSPAKGDWILEVADSFASLGQYDYAVKLYSTLEEIVGDKNGKLYLKVAQCYISMKESGKAIPFFYKALSKMEDDIAIRLTLASVLVEEGKEDETIILLSPPKSSDIAQSKPWWLNGKIKLQLAKVYRDKGMLEAFADTIFPSLRETLIIESMNQKVRPAKKLPKTVLFERAKLLGEQQPQNIFHGFKPIGTTAELAKAARAKKLLQKKASLRAERKAAAIAAGLEWQSEDSEDETPRKEIQEPPLPGLLMNMEGHQLILDLCKALASLKRYREELEIINRTLKVANNALSEEKKEELRSLGAQIAYSTGDPKHGYNYVRHIVQQHPYSNAAWNCFYKVVSRVENRFSGKFLNRMKAAWRDCVPPIVISGHHFTAISQHQAATRDYLEAYKLQPDNPLINLCVGISLINLALGFRLQNKHQCVVQGFAFLYNYLRICDNSQEALYNVARAYHQVGLVTLAAAYYEKVLAIKEEDHPIPKLPYEGSSTREKDLRPGYSNLHREAAYNLHLIYKKSGATDLARQVLKNYCTV; from the exons ATGGAGATAGGCGAAGGAGGAGGGTCTCGGCatggagaagaggagaggagaggagacgAAGAAGAGCAAGAAAAGGAGAACGAAGAAGATGtagcggtggaggaggaggaggaggaggaggaggagggtgatGATGAGGAATACGCAATAGAATTCGATGAAGAGACGAACCCCCTCGACTTCATTGAGGAGGCCGCGGATGGCGTCGAGCTCTACCAGCAATTCGAGCGGCTCGAGTACGAGGCGCTCGCCGAGCGGAAGCGCAAGGCCCTCCAGGACCGGATAGATCG GGGTGAGCCCTCCAAGAAGCCACGACGAGATGAGTTCTTGGGCGCCACAATGGAAGAGATCAATGAGATGATGAACTTTGGGATGCGCAGGAGGAATAGGTCGCGAGCT CCTAAGAAAAGGGGGAGAAAGAAGGGGTCGAGGAATAAATTCACCCATGAAGTTAGTCGGAAAATTGGTGATGCTACTCTTCATTATGCATCTGGAGACTATGAAGAG GCAATTCCTTTATTGGAAGAGGTTGTGTTGCTTGCGCCAAATTTACCTGATGCATATCATCTACTTGGACTAATATATGAAGCCATGGGCGACAGAATGAAAGCTATTAATTTTCACATCCTTGCTGCATACTTATCACCGAAGGATCCGTCATTGTGGAAAAAGCTTGTATCTTGGTCAAT AGAACAAAAGAATAGTGGTCAGCTTATGTATTGTCTTAAGAAGGCTATAACTGCAGATCCAAACGACGTAGGCCTTAAGTTTGACATTGCTTTACTGCAATTTGAAATGGGGGAATATAAGAAAGCTGCAGAATCATATGAGCAGATACTAGAGATCTATCCTGCCAACATTGAAGCACGCAAAATGGCCTCGAAG ATGTATCGGAAATGTGGTCTACCCGACAGGGCAATCAGTTTACTTGAAGATCATGTCAATCTTCCTAATTCTAAAGTGGACTTGAATGTTGTAGATCTTCTAGTTTCCTTGTATATGGACAAAAATGCACATAATGAGGCACTTAGGCATATCGAGAATGCACGGCTAGCACTTGGCTTTGAGAAACTGCCTGCAAGTCTAAACACGAAAGCAATAATCTGCCATGCTCATCTTGGAGAGATGGAACCTGCTGAG GTCTTTTTTCAGGATATTCAAATGGAAAATTCTCCGGCTAAAGGAGATTGGATATTGGAAGTTGCTGACTCATTTGCTTCTTTGGGGCAGTATGATTATGCAGTAAAATTGTACTCCACACTAGAGGAGATTGTTGGTGATAAAAAT GGTAAATTGTATCTTAAAGTTGCTCAATGTTACATATCCATGAAGGAAAGTGGAAAAGCTATTCCGTTCTTCTACAAAG CTTTATCTAAAATGGAAGACGACATTGCTATCCGATTAACTCTAGCCTCCGTCCTTGTAGAAGAGGGAAAGGAAGATGAAACTATTATTTTGCTTTCCCCTCCTAAAAGTTCAG ATATTGCACAATCCAAACCTTGGTGGCTTAATGGGAAAATTAAATTGCAGCTTGCAAAAGTTTATCGTGACAAAGGGATGCTGGAAGCCTTTGCTGATACTATCTTTCCATCACTTCGTGAAACATTAATTATTGAATCCATGAATCAGAAG GTGCGACCTGCAAAAAAGCTCCCAAAAACTGTTCTATTTGAGAGAGCCAAGTTGTTGGGTGAACAACAACCTCAGAACATTTTTCACGGGTTTAAACCAATCGGAACAACAGCAGAGTT GGCCAAAGCGGCTAGAGCAAAGAAATTGCTACAAAAGAAGGCATCTTTAAGAGCTGAAAGGAAAGCAGCAGCAATAGCTGCTGGCTTGGAATGGCAAAGTGAAGATTCAGAGGATGAAACTCCG cgGAAGGAAATACAAGAACCTCCTCTTCCAGGACTGTTAATGAACATGGAGGGCCATCAACTTATATTAGAT CTTTGCAAAGCATTGGCATCATTGAAACGATATCGGGAGGAACTGGAGATTATTAACCGCACTCTCAAAGTGGCCAACAATGCATTATCtgaggagaaaaaagaagagcttCGATCATTGGGCGCAC AAATTGCATATAGCACCGGAGATCCGAAGCATGGATACAATTATGTACGTCATATAGTTCAGCAACATCCTTATAGCAATGCTGCGTGGAACTGCTTCTATAAAGTTGTTTCAAG AGTGGAAAATCGGTTTTCGGGGAAATTCCTAAACCGGATGAAGGCAGCATGGAGAGACTGTGTACCACCAATAGTTATTAGTGGCCATCACTTTACTGCAATTAGCCAGCATCAAGCAGCTACTCGTGATTATTTGGAAGCTTATAAGCTGCAGCCTGATAATCCTCTTATTAATTTATGTGTTG gCATCTCTTTGATTAATTTAGCTCTCGGTTTTAGGCTTCAGAACAAGCACCAGTGTGTCGTCCAAGGGTTTGCATTTCTCTACAATTATTTACGCATCTGCGACAACAGCCAG GAAGCTTTGTACAATGTAGCTCGGGCTTACCACCAAGTCGGCCTTGTAACACTTGCCGCTGCTTACTATGAGAAGGTTCTAGCAATTAAGGAGGAGGACCACCCGATTCCCAAGCTCCCCTATGAGGGTTCAAGTACTAGAGAAAAAGATCTGAGGCCAGGTTACTCTAACCTGCACAGGGAGGCCGCTTATAACTTGCACTTAATTTACAAGAAAAGTGGAGCAACAGATCTTGCGAGACAGGTACTGAAAAATTATTGTACGGTTTGA
- the LOC109720421 gene encoding general transcription factor 3C polypeptide 3-like isoform X5 has product MEIGEGGGSRHGEEERRGDEEEQEKENEEDVAVEEEEEEEEEGDDEEYAIEFDEETNPLDFIEEAADGVELYQQFERLEYEALAERKRKALQDRIDRGEPSKKPRRDEFLGATMEEINEMMNFGMRRRNRSRAPKKRGRKKGSRNKFTHEVSRKIGDATLHYASGDYEEAIPLLEEVVLLAPNLPDAYHLLGLIYEAMGDRMKAINFHILAAYLSPKDPSLWKKLVSWSIEQKNSGQLMYCLKKAITADPNDVGLKFDIALLQFEMGEYKKAAESYEQILEIYPANIEARKMASKMYRKCGLPDRAISLLEDHVNLPNSKVDLNVVDLLVSLYMDKNAHNEALRHIENARLALGFEKLPASLNTKAIICHAHLGEMEPAEVFFQDIQMENSPAKGDWILEVADSFASLGQYDYAVKLYSTLEEIVGDKNGKLYLKVAQCYISMKESGKAIPFFYKALSKMEDDIAIRLTLASVLVEEGKEDETIILLSPPKSSDIAQSKPWWLNGKIKLQLAKVYRDKGMLEAFADTIFPSLRETLIIESMNQKVRPAKKLPKTVLFERAKLLGEQQPQNIFHGFKPIGTTAELAKAARAKKLLQKKASLRAERKAAAIAAGLEWQSEDSEDETPRKEIQEPPLPGLLMNMEGHQLILDLCKALASLKRYREELEIINRTLKVANNALSEEKKEELRSLGAQIAYSTGDPKHGYNYVRHIVQQHPYSNAAWNCFYKVVSRVENRFSGKFLNRMKAAWRDCVPPIVISGHHFTAISQHQAATRDYLEAYKLQPDNPLINLCVGISLINLALGFRLQNKHQCVVQGFAFLYNYLRICDNSQEALYNVARAYHQVGLVTLAAAYYEKVLAIKEEDHPIPKLPYEGSSTREKDLRPGYSNLHREAAYNLHLIYKKSGATDLARQPRQR; this is encoded by the exons ATGGAGATAGGCGAAGGAGGAGGGTCTCGGCatggagaagaggagaggagaggagacgAAGAAGAGCAAGAAAAGGAGAACGAAGAAGATGtagcggtggaggaggaggaggaggaggaggaggagggtgatGATGAGGAATACGCAATAGAATTCGATGAAGAGACGAACCCCCTCGACTTCATTGAGGAGGCCGCGGATGGCGTCGAGCTCTACCAGCAATTCGAGCGGCTCGAGTACGAGGCGCTCGCCGAGCGGAAGCGCAAGGCCCTCCAGGACCGGATAGATCG GGGTGAGCCCTCCAAGAAGCCACGACGAGATGAGTTCTTGGGCGCCACAATGGAAGAGATCAATGAGATGATGAACTTTGGGATGCGCAGGAGGAATAGGTCGCGAGCT CCTAAGAAAAGGGGGAGAAAGAAGGGGTCGAGGAATAAATTCACCCATGAAGTTAGTCGGAAAATTGGTGATGCTACTCTTCATTATGCATCTGGAGACTATGAAGAG GCAATTCCTTTATTGGAAGAGGTTGTGTTGCTTGCGCCAAATTTACCTGATGCATATCATCTACTTGGACTAATATATGAAGCCATGGGCGACAGAATGAAAGCTATTAATTTTCACATCCTTGCTGCATACTTATCACCGAAGGATCCGTCATTGTGGAAAAAGCTTGTATCTTGGTCAAT AGAACAAAAGAATAGTGGTCAGCTTATGTATTGTCTTAAGAAGGCTATAACTGCAGATCCAAACGACGTAGGCCTTAAGTTTGACATTGCTTTACTGCAATTTGAAATGGGGGAATATAAGAAAGCTGCAGAATCATATGAGCAGATACTAGAGATCTATCCTGCCAACATTGAAGCACGCAAAATGGCCTCGAAG ATGTATCGGAAATGTGGTCTACCCGACAGGGCAATCAGTTTACTTGAAGATCATGTCAATCTTCCTAATTCTAAAGTGGACTTGAATGTTGTAGATCTTCTAGTTTCCTTGTATATGGACAAAAATGCACATAATGAGGCACTTAGGCATATCGAGAATGCACGGCTAGCACTTGGCTTTGAGAAACTGCCTGCAAGTCTAAACACGAAAGCAATAATCTGCCATGCTCATCTTGGAGAGATGGAACCTGCTGAG GTCTTTTTTCAGGATATTCAAATGGAAAATTCTCCGGCTAAAGGAGATTGGATATTGGAAGTTGCTGACTCATTTGCTTCTTTGGGGCAGTATGATTATGCAGTAAAATTGTACTCCACACTAGAGGAGATTGTTGGTGATAAAAAT GGTAAATTGTATCTTAAAGTTGCTCAATGTTACATATCCATGAAGGAAAGTGGAAAAGCTATTCCGTTCTTCTACAAAG CTTTATCTAAAATGGAAGACGACATTGCTATCCGATTAACTCTAGCCTCCGTCCTTGTAGAAGAGGGAAAGGAAGATGAAACTATTATTTTGCTTTCCCCTCCTAAAAGTTCAG ATATTGCACAATCCAAACCTTGGTGGCTTAATGGGAAAATTAAATTGCAGCTTGCAAAAGTTTATCGTGACAAAGGGATGCTGGAAGCCTTTGCTGATACTATCTTTCCATCACTTCGTGAAACATTAATTATTGAATCCATGAATCAGAAG GTGCGACCTGCAAAAAAGCTCCCAAAAACTGTTCTATTTGAGAGAGCCAAGTTGTTGGGTGAACAACAACCTCAGAACATTTTTCACGGGTTTAAACCAATCGGAACAACAGCAGAGTT GGCCAAAGCGGCTAGAGCAAAGAAATTGCTACAAAAGAAGGCATCTTTAAGAGCTGAAAGGAAAGCAGCAGCAATAGCTGCTGGCTTGGAATGGCAAAGTGAAGATTCAGAGGATGAAACTCCG cgGAAGGAAATACAAGAACCTCCTCTTCCAGGACTGTTAATGAACATGGAGGGCCATCAACTTATATTAGAT CTTTGCAAAGCATTGGCATCATTGAAACGATATCGGGAGGAACTGGAGATTATTAACCGCACTCTCAAAGTGGCCAACAATGCATTATCtgaggagaaaaaagaagagcttCGATCATTGGGCGCAC AAATTGCATATAGCACCGGAGATCCGAAGCATGGATACAATTATGTACGTCATATAGTTCAGCAACATCCTTATAGCAATGCTGCGTGGAACTGCTTCTATAAAGTTGTTTCAAG AGTGGAAAATCGGTTTTCGGGGAAATTCCTAAACCGGATGAAGGCAGCATGGAGAGACTGTGTACCACCAATAGTTATTAGTGGCCATCACTTTACTGCAATTAGCCAGCATCAAGCAGCTACTCGTGATTATTTGGAAGCTTATAAGCTGCAGCCTGATAATCCTCTTATTAATTTATGTGTTG gCATCTCTTTGATTAATTTAGCTCTCGGTTTTAGGCTTCAGAACAAGCACCAGTGTGTCGTCCAAGGGTTTGCATTTCTCTACAATTATTTACGCATCTGCGACAACAGCCAG GAAGCTTTGTACAATGTAGCTCGGGCTTACCACCAAGTCGGCCTTGTAACACTTGCCGCTGCTTACTATGAGAAGGTTCTAGCAATTAAGGAGGAGGACCACCCGATTCCCAAGCTCCCCTATGAGGGTTCAAGTACTAGAGAAAAAGATCTGAGGCCAGGTTACTCTAACCTGCACAGGGAGGCCGCTTATAACTTGCACTTAATTTACAAGAAAAGTGGAGCAACAGATCTTGCGAGACAG